The nucleotide sequence CAGATATTTGGATAAACATTCTGGACATGAATGTGaaggtgtttttggatgagataaACATTTGAATCAGTACAccgagtaaagcagattgccctccctaaAGTGAGTGCCTCTCATCCAGTCAGCAGCAGGACTGGATAGAACAAAAGGCTGACCCTCTGAGATCAAAGGGAATTTCTCCTGCCTGTTAAGCTGGTACATCAGTCTTCTCTTGGCCTTGTGGGACTTGAGCCTACTGGCTTTTAGACTGGAATTACAccatcagctctcctgggtctccagcttgccagCTATAGATCTTGGGACATCTCGGCCTCAGATTTGTGTGGGCCAATTCTCTATAATCaatcaacctctctctctctctgtacataATAACCgctggttctatttctctgtagAACACTAATACACACCggctgagaaccactgttttGATTACATTACTAGAGAAAATACagtagggaagaaggaagaaagcaaagcagggaaCTACTGGGTAGTGGCTAGAAGTTacctttctttcaagagatggCAATTGGAAGGTACTTGAGTAGGATGCCAATTTTCTATTCACACTACAGTTGATAAGAATGGGgctcaggagcacctgggtggctcagtgggttaaagcctctgccttcagctcaggtcatgatcccagggttctgggatctagccccacatcaggctcgctgctcggCAGTGagattgcttcctcctctctccctctctgcctgcttctctgccaacttgtgatctctaataaataaataaaatcttaaaaaaaaaaaaaaaagaatggggctcAGTGATGCATTTTTGCCTCATTCATCCAAGATGTTACCTGGCACAGAGACATACTGACCCCAGTGCTAGGACGACAACATTGGGCAGACCCCGCTGCAAAATGAGAACACAGTCTGTAAGTGGGActaaaaaaaggttttgtttatgaTCAAGtcacattaatttatttgtcatgataaaatacatgaaattcaCTGCTTTCATTCCACATAGAGGATACTAAACTTTCTAAAATAATGTTTCTGAAGCAAACTCAAAGTCTGTAAGGTAGAAGAGCTCAGCCATACAACACGCACTGTTCACCAGAGTCTCCCAGATTCGCCATGTGTTACTTGTTCTTGGAAGATTTCTTCACTGGGTCTTTTTTATTGCACACGTTTTTGAAATCCAGTTTCTTTGAAACGAGTTTAAGTTGCTATCTGATCTAGTCTGACTAAATGAATTTATGTGGCACCAAACAGAAGAGTTGGTGGCAGCTCATGTCCAGTGTGTTGGAGCGGTGTCTCCTAAGTAACCCAGTGTGGCACACGGAAACAACAGATTCTTCCAGGTCTTGAAGACAAACATCAGTCTGTGATTCCTTGCATTTAAGACATCCAAACTTGGGACTGTATAATCTTACCAGTTTTCAAAAAGTCCAACCATACAAACATGGAAGTATAGCAGAGAATAATCAGTTCTAGATTTCACTCTTGGgaattcaaaaattaattataataaaataccacagagcTACATTTAGTTTAAAACGTACAAAGACACAAATTACATTATAAAAACTCTCCATGTGGCTTATTTACCTCAATTACTACTAAAAAATGACACACTTATCAAGGATCTGGATTACAACAGTAAGAATTGGCCTGTGCAGATAAACATTAATGGAATTGTACCATTTTTCAGAGCCTCTTTTTCCATGATTAATATGTATTTCCTTCTGTTTAAAGTGAGGCCTTTCCGTTAGGAATTACTTCCAATAATGAATTACTATGTTATTATCCCCACCCATTTACTTTCTAGATGATCTACATCAAAGTAATGAAAATGATATTTTCTCCATTGCTTTTGTTCCTCTTCCCATATGTAAAGAATATGTTTGGGGGAACTTTCCATGAGGCTGAAATTGGCAGGATTTATTCCATATATTGCCAAAGAACTAATATCCTTCTTCCTAAAGGCTAAAGAGAAGTACTGGCAGTTAAACTACAGTAGAAAAGGAATTCCAGCAACAATActgtttccaaaatatttctaaaaaataagatttgTGTCAATtaattattaagtattaaataatatatgaCTGCTTCTAAGACATTCTAGGGTTTAGAGGTTGGAATCCTGAAGTTATTAAGTTTAGCTATAGAACACATGTAGTTTTCCTTATATGGTTGCTTTTTGTTAAGAAAAACCAAGAGAActtaacactttttttaaattttgttagagAAGGGcatagaggggcagagggatagggagaaaatcttaagcgggttccatgcccagcacagagcccaacatgagactttatctcaggacccagagatcataacctgagctaaaattaagagtgggacacttaactgactgagccatccaggtgccccaaacttcacaaaattttaatacaaatccTCACAACACGCCTGTAAGGTAGGTATTACTTATAACCACTTTACAAATGGGAaatcagaaaaagagagcatgaaatAATGATCTCAAGAGACATAAATCAagaaattttgtctttttgtatAAGGCAGACTGAACTTAGGAGTTCTAGAGTTGTGACAATATACTAATAGCAACAAATACTGAAAAAAGTCTGTTTTTCTTCAGAAGACAACTATATGGAGGAtctggaaagaagggaaaattcTAAGATGATCCAAGAAGAAAATGTCTGTTTAGTATTTGCCTAATATACTGATTAAGGTGTATAAAGCATTTCCTGTTTGAAGAGCTTGGTAATCATTATGCAAACTGTACTATATGGTTCAAATTAcagctccattttgcagatgacatggtcaAAACTAAAGGTTTTAGCTGCAAAAaccttttttatataaaataagattttcttaGTAAGGAATcatgtcttaaaaaaatacatgcaggGCACAGCATtcattaatcatagttattttaaaaatatgtcgaatgatgaaaaaaattaaactggggTCAGTCCCCACAGCACTATTCACTGGTTCTCTGGAACCCACCTCTTGGGgctattttttctataaaatgaaattaacatttttccaCTTCCTAAAACAGAGAGACTATTATGAAGACTAAGGAAGACTATTATGAAGACTGggaggctggctcagtgggttaagcatctgctttctgctcaggtcatgatcccagggtcctgggatggagccccacattgggctttccgctcagcagggagtttgatagtccctcttcctctgaccctccctccactcctgctccctctctctaaaaaataaaatctttttaaaaaagaaagaaagaaagaaaaggctaaaGAAAGAACATTTGCTTTGAATTTCTAATATCAAAAGGAACTATatgaatgagaataaaaatacagtTAACCGTTATATTCTTAACACCCAACAAATGGAGATACATTTCAGCTTTGAATTAATGTTGTCTGCCATGGCTAATCAACCATAGCAAAACTCTTAGAATTTCTCCAGACCCTGCCCTACACTGCTGCCCTACTCCTCAACTCATACATACCCAAAATCCACCCGTTAGCTACACGTTTCTTGTGTCAAGGACCAACGACTGGgcgagaaagaaagaacagagaaaatagaaatcagaaaaattGTTCTCCTGAGAAAAGTAAAACTACTTGAAGAAGGCTAGGGAATATATAGTCTAAAATACATGAAATCAATGTTAATATTTGTGTTCATCTTATGAGACGGAATTGTTGAGGGAAGTGTAAATTTGAATAAATTGCTTGAACGACTAAAGATTAGACGAAGTTCTCACCCCAAGGAGCAACACATTTGTTTTTAACCACTCCCAGTATAACTGATCCTGTATCAGCGGCAACACATCTCAGTCTTGACCCCAGGAAGCCTTAGTCGTTTGTCTGAGGCGGAAACTCAACTACCTTAAACAATGCCCACTGGTTTCTTCATTCAGCTTTCAAGAAAAACTTATCATTTCATAATTGACCTAAGGACCTTACTGTTTACCCACAGAAAACCTTTGTGCCCTTCGAATGAGCCAGCTTAGTCTTTGAGCTCCCTTCTGACTAAAAGCCCTGACACTGTCAGGAGATGTCCTCAGAAGGATGCCATCATAAAGGAGCTCAGAGTTTCTGCATACACTTAATTTCTAAGCCTCACAAACCAGATCTATTAACATATCTATGAGGCTTTGAACGGGGCAGCATACCCAAAAGATGAGGCTGTTTCAAAGCTTCTCTCTTTTGTTATTCTGGATTAtctaatcttttaaatttaaatgtttcagAAACAGTTTAGATCTATCCTTTGTGGAGAAGTTTGACCAGCTACTCCCAGCCACAGAAAGCAGGAGAATGTATCGTTTAGTCCATCAGTTTTAATTTTTCCGATGTTATAGCTTTGTAAGTTTCACTGCTATAAAAGGGAGCTAAGTTTATTCACAAAGGAAAAGCTATCATGGATTTCAGACATAGCTCTAGGACATTGACTGTATCTACTGCTAGTTTTATGGATTAGGAAATGAAAACTGTGTTATTGAAAAAACAACTTTTTCAAGTGATATGTAGAAAACTAACATCAACTTGGGCAGCCTAGAAAATCCTCGGACATTGAGAGTAGAAAGGTAatttacattttatcattttcctcTTTAACACTGATGTAAATTTCTGgtcataaaaaaaatctcaaattactCTTAGGGTCTATAAGAATGCTCTAGATTAAGGTAACAACACTGGGTGTTAGTCAGTGTAGATCTATCTGAATCTGTCTCTACATTTATCGATCTTTGTATCTTCCTATTTCTCTCTGTAGGACTTTGTTTTAATGTCTGattcctctgccttcctctctttttattagaatattttttattaaaaatgaggtATGttcaatgtaaaaaaattttgtttttttaagatttttatttacttatttgacaggcagatcacaagtagtcagagaggcaggcagagaggaggaagcaggctccccgctgagcagagagcccaatgtggggctctgggatcatgacccaagccaaaggcagaggcccaacccactgagccacccaggcgccccactgtgaaaaaaaatttaaaagccatgTAAGATGCTGCAGAGCTAATAagtaaaaagtgattttaaagctaCTTTTGATTTATTATAGCTATGCCTTAAAACCAAAATCTGTATACATAGTTATGCAGTAAAATAACTTTAACTTCCTATAtggccaaaaatatttttaaatagtcttcaTAGTGGCGTATTCATGTGAAAAATTAGCCAAAACTGATAGTctagaatattctttaaaaaatatttcatttacttcatttTCAATTCAATTTTACTGATTCTACaacttaaaaattctataaatattaacTCTAAAGTTCCATAGTTCCTATATTGACTTCTGATTTCTGAACTGTGATTTATGATTGTTCGTAACTCTACTTGAAGGTTACCTTTTAATAGTCATATGTATCTTACAATAAGAAGACCTAATATATACAACCTTAAAACTGTGGATCAATGGTAAGGAAAAAAGTTAATAGAAGTTGAGGaggaaaataatttatgaataaaaatgcatatgaattttctttttcagaatggatataaaaatcGTGAAGGAGAAACTGCTACTCCACAAGAATAGTGTCCACATTTTCTTGTGGGAGCTCTGACTCTAAGGCACAAGATGAATCTAACTGTTCTTGTGACAAGCGAGAACTTTTCAAGGGGACATCAGACCAGCTGTCACAATATGGCTGAAACCTCTGGGCCAACGCATTGCCAAACCTTTGGCATCGGTTATATCTGTACGATTTACctttgtgtgtatacatgtgttcTAGCAATTGGCTTTTTCGGAGAAATTTATGACCACAAATGGAAcagctgatttttcttttccttgaaaaagaaaaattacagtttAATTCTACTGGCTCTGTGTCTTTGGAGATCAAAGACACTTGACTGATCTGCAGGGGCTCTGTGGCCCCCTGGTTTGAGTGGTCAGGCTCCTGCTCGTTCTCCTTGACAATGAAGGAGCTGAGCCTGCGGCATTCAAGAGCCTCACTATTTTCATTAAGTGGATGCACTTCACCAAGGTCATTGCTTTCCAGAATGGAAGCAGGGACACCAAACGGGAGGGATCCAGACACATGGGTATGGAGATGTTGCCTTAGGTTACCTCGGGAATCAAAACGTTCCCCACAGTAATGGCATAAGTGTACTTTGATACTGCTTTCAGTGAAAGTGGGACCTGTCCCCTCTGATGAGGGTGAGGCGTGGCTCTGGGAGATCACAGATTCTGGGTCACATCTCTCCTGCTTGATGGACACTGGGGGCTTCTGATGCTCCTCCAAGGCCTGGGCGGCAGGATGGGCCCTCTGCTGCTCTGCAGTGCCATCATCCAGCCCAATAGCGAGAGAGAGCTGCAACTGGGGGTGGTCACCCTGGACAGCAGCTCTGTTGCCACCGTTGTTGGAAGGAGCTTCTTTGACCTCCAGCCCTGGTTTGACAGCTGTTTTTTGGGTCGTTGAGATCTGAATGCCATACAAATTTGAGGACTGCACAGTCTCTGGTGAGAACACTTGATTCATTTCTGTTGCAATGTGAGAAAGGTAGTCGGCGTGAAGAAATCGAATCCCTTCCTCCAAACGACCGTGATCCACAATCTGTTTTGGCCCTTTCCCCGTGTACATAATGTGCAACAAATAGCTGAATATGTCGGGTTGGATGTCAGTTGGTTGTATTTTTATGCATtcactgttaaaaacaaaaaacagacccaCACAAGATAAAATGACCAGTTGGCCTTTTAGTTAGCAGCATACAGCCATAGGCTAATGCAATTTCTTCCTAAGAAGCTCAGACTTAGCAATCTGCCTTAATGAAATATAGCAACAGATAATTAGACATTCACAGCACACCAGCTTTATGGCCCAGCAACAAGTCTTCATGTATTCGACCTACTGGCAAAAGTTAAGAAATACACACAGATATTCTGATTAATTCAACATTCAGTGACTCCTAAGTGGTATGCACTATAGTAGGTGCCAGGGAGGAGAAACctgatgaagaaaacagaaaccttCCTCTTAAGGAACCTAACAGTCTTTTGCGTACACAACCGAAAGAACTGAAAACACAGACCCAACAGACACCTGGACACCaatgttcatcacagcattattcacattagccaaaaggtggaaacaaccccaagcatccatcaatagacgaatggataagcgAATTGTGGCATATACATACAGTGGCAAATTATTCAGCCAAAGAAAGGAATGATGTGCTGAATGATGTTACCGTATGGGTGATCTGGAAAACatttggtaagtgaaataagccagacacaaaaggacaaattttGTATGATGCCACTTATAAAAAATATCTGGGATAGgcaaattcagagagacagaaagtagattagagtTTACCAGGAGcttggggtgaggtggggagatggggagttattgcttaatgggtacagagttgaTGTTTAGGGTGATGCAAAGTTTTGGAAATGTCAAGTGGTGatgttgcacaacactgtgaatgtacctAATGCCAGTGAACTGTAtgattaaaatggttaaaatggcaaattttatgttgtctatatttcaccaaaataaaaaatatttaaaatgttaaaaatccattaaaattgGTAATATTTGGAACTTAAATTACACTAACCTTATTTTGGCTTCTAAACTATAGTAATGTATCTACTCTTTAAATCACAACTGAATATAGGTATAACtgaaaaacttcaaaataacccaagctcaatttttaaacatgaatttACAATTCAGATAATAGAAATAACAGCATAACAAGAAATCAGGAAACACTCTACAAAATTAGGATAAAGAGAACCTGAGGGGAGTGTTGGAGGAACAACAGCCCCATCAATGGACTTATTTTCCCTGAAGCCAATGTTCCTGTCTGCTTCAGAATGCACAGGGTGTCTGTCACATGCTGGCAAGCCATTTCTTTAGTCCCCATATCTCAGGATTCCCTCTCCGGTTTCACTCTTAGCTCTCACCCACCCACTTCCAGGGTCTATGGGAGGGGTTTTATTTATCAGCACAGAGCTGTTAACTGAGGATTTTTAGTTGTTCAACAGAGATAACACAGAGCCAGGCCTGACACCTTTGTATCTCTTGGATTAAtttagcatggtgcctggcacacgaACAGGTTTTTGGGAGCTGAACCAACTCCTAGCTCTTAGACAAgactgaggtgaaggcactgttTCTAATCCAGTTTCTACACTGACACTTCCCATAACGTATCTCCCACTCTAACCTTCTCCCCACTTTGTGCCATGCATTCCAACCATTCTGGTCTACTCTGTTTCCTGAATGTACTAGCCCAGTTCATGTCTGCCTATGTTTTCATAcactttttccctctgcctgcaatgcACCTTCTTGAATTCCTTTACAGTATCTGAAAAAAATTCCTCCTGATCCTTCAAGATCCAGGGCTTCTGTAAAGCCTATTCCTACTTCCTACCTCCTCAAATAGGGCTACTGACACTCCACTCTACCTTATACAACACTTTTATTATAGACGTATCACATTAATTATTGATAACGGTAGCTGACAGTGCAAAGCtctgttttaagcattttaatattattaatccaTTTAATCTCAACACCATTGGGTAAGTATACATACTATGCCAGTGtttgacagagaaggaaactgagacacaggcaGATCAGTTACATCGCAATTGTCTTCTTTACATGTGTTCTCTATTGAATGAACTCCTTGAGGACAGTGAGCATCCTAGCCTGTTGCTGGGGTCTAACATAGCGCTGACACGTAAGtacccaacaaatatttaaaagtatgaagggaggggcgcctgggtggctcagtgggttaagccactgctttcggctcaggtcatgatctcagggtcctgggatcaagtcccacatcgggctctctgctcagcagggagcctgcttccctctctctctctctctctctgcctgcctctctgcctacttgtgatctctctctgtcaaataaataaataaaatctttaaaaaaaaaataaataaaagtatgaagGGAAATGAAACTGTGTAATTGAGGCTAGACTTCTTTAAGTTTTTCAtgaaaggtctttaaaaaaaaaaaaaaaacaacagagaattCTATCACCTTCAACCTAGGAAGGATTAAAGCTATTCTCTAAGAGCTCAGAATCTGAATATGACGTCCCTGCCCACTCCTTACATACCTGTCATGCTGGGATAACCCACattcaaaaaatcaaaacactttctgaaaaaagtatttgaaacaaGTGTCTTTTGAACTGTGATATGGAATATAAGGTGTGTAGAATATGACATTACACCCTTGCTATGAAAGTATTATAGAAAAGATATCAGCAATGTAATGAGTCAGAACATAGATCTAAGCACAGATCTGCATTTGAGGATCACTTATTAGCTGTATAATCCTGGATGGGCCAATTCCTTGACCCaggctcagtttccttttctctaaaataGTATGGATAATAGTAGAATGTACATTAGGTAAATACTTAGTGCTTGGGTACGGGATAAGCCTTCAATTAATTTTAACTAtactattgttttcatttttaccttccacCATGCATCCTACATACTGAGATGAATTACTGGATGtgcaaaaaaaatacatatttttttcttaaggtgaCCCCATAATAAAGAGTCCCCCAAATGATGTTATAATAAGGCTTAGCTATATCACATTAAAAACTCTTCAGATTTACAAAACCATATCCTTACCTTGTTTGGTGAATAAATATCATCTTGAAATAGTTAGAAAAAGCAGCAAGCACTGCTCTGTGGGCTTTGAAGTATACATCTCCAATGGCAACTGTGCAATCACACAGAAAACCAAATTCTCGCTGCATGTTCAGCTGCTGTAGAAGGACAAGGCTATGGCTAGCTGTGTCCATTGTGGCTCTGAGaaaaaggacaattttttttttaaacaaaattagcTACAGTTTACACAAACCTACAGAGTACAAAGAGGCCTaaatttaaatgagattattCAATAGTTTTTAATACTGTTAATTTCACCCCAAACCTAGCTAACATTAAACCCCccattataaaaatatcaattctgCTAAAACTGTAACATATGGTCTTTTTCATCTGGTAAGAAGATAGCTTGGTATGAGTGACACAGAAGCAAAAGGAAggcctgtccttttttttttttttttttaaatcaatgtgaCCATGTTTCTAGCCCTGTTTCCTCACGAGAAAATGGGAATGAGATACGGACCCCTTCCTTAGAGCTATATGAGTGAAGTTACGTGAAAAGCACCTTGTAATGGAAACTGCTACTCAAATGTTAGCTCTAACTGTTCATATCAGACCACTGCCCTGGCTGGGCTACAGCAGTCATTGCTCCATAGGGATCCTTTGTGTGCTCGGGCTACATGGGCCTCCTAACTATCTTACAATATGTTTGGGAAACGTATCAGTCACAATATGTGCAGGAGCCCTTAAAACAGATTATCAAGCCACATCCCCTGATTTACATATGAGGCCCAGGGACCCAATGGAAAGAGCCTAAACCCTGATATTAAGTGGATTCAGACACATACAAGCATGGAGGCTCCCGAAGAAACAAGAGAGAGTGGGACCACTGGTGTTGGGGAAAATCACGTATGAGGAaaaacatgcagaagaattctgGAAGAGAAGTCTAGTGTGAGCAGCAAGGGCATTCAAGAGTGCCAAGAGTTCCAGGCAGATGGGAGGCTCTGCTTCAACCCCAACTGTGCGGACAGCCCTGGTGCCTTAAGGAGAAGGCAGCTGTGGTATAAAGGGCATCACTGGCCAGCTGCGAGATCCTTCTCTAAAAGAGCAGCTTCTGAAAAAAGAGAATGAGGTTTTCTCACTAGCCAGAGACCGAAGTCTAAAGAGGTCAGTGATGAGACTGTGGGGTTGCCTGTCTGGAGATTGGCCACAGCTTGGGCAGCAGACAGCTGAGTGATCAGTAATATAATAAAACCAGCTAACACTTATAGTGCCTCCTGTGTATCAGGCACTTTTCACTATAGTTCTCAATATCACTATACAAGAAAGGGATAGTCAATGCATCTACCTATGAAGACACTGAATCAGTACAAAGTCACActgccagtaagtggcagagcagggGATTCAAACCTGGACACTGGGCTCCAGAACCCAAATGTCCTCCCTTTCCACCTCCCGGAGAGAACACGATCCACAAACTGGAGATGCCTAGCAAATGGTCAGGTTCTACATCAAGATACCTCGGGAAGCCGCAAGAATGTCTGGAAAGAGGAATTAGGGAGAAACCCAGATTTCCTGCTGCTTAATTTGCTTACACAAATTTAATACAGAAACACATACTTATTAATGAATAAAGTCTAGGCTATAACTGataaacaaaaaagtaattaGTATTGATATAAGGCTAAATCTATGTttattaaaactatatatttaatgtactgaaatgaaataatctctaagatatattaagtaaaaaatgCAAAGCATAAAATCATACAGAGAAGACTACTATTTATGCAAAAGAGGGTAgagtggttattttatttttaaaagattttatttatttatttatttgacagtaagagAGACAGcagaagagggaacacaagcagggggagtgggagagggagaagcaggcttcccatcaagaAGGGagcctggggacgcctgggtggctcagttggttgggcagctgccttcggctcaggtcatgatcccggcgtcctgggatcgagtcccacatcgggctccttgctcgccggggagcctgcttctccctctgcctctgcctgccattctgtctgcctgtgcttgttctctccctctctctctctctggtaaataaataaaatctttaaaaaaaaaaaaaaaaaaaaaaaagaagggagcctgatgtggggctggatcccaggaccctgggatcacaacctgagctgaaggcagatacccaacaactaagatacccaggtgcccctggagtggTTATTTTAGGTGGCAGAGAAATTTATACAGAAATATAGTCTTCTTTATGTACATATTTTGGAAA is from Mustela lutreola isolate mMusLut2 chromosome 7, mMusLut2.pri, whole genome shotgun sequence and encodes:
- the ZBTB25 gene encoding zinc finger and BTB domain-containing protein 25 — translated: MDTASHSLVLLQQLNMQREFGFLCDCTVAIGDVYFKAHRAVLAAFSNYFKMIFIHQTSECIKIQPTDIQPDIFSYLLHIMYTGKGPKQIVDHGRLEEGIRFLHADYLSHIATEMNQVFSPETVQSSNLYGIQISTTQKTAVKPGLEVKEAPSNNGGNRAAVQGDHPQLQLSLAIGLDDGTAEQQRAHPAAQALEEHQKPPVSIKQERCDPESVISQSHASPSSEGTGPTFTESSIKVHLCHYCGERFDSRGNLRQHLHTHVSGSLPFGVPASILESNDLGEVHPLNENSEALECRRLSSFIVKENEQEPDHSNQGATEPLQISQVSLISKDTEPVELNCNFSFSRKRKISCSICGHKFLRKSQLLEHMYTHKGKSYRYNRCQRFGNALAQRFQPYCDSWSDVPLKSSRLSQEQLDSSCALESELPQENVDTILVE